The following proteins are encoded in a genomic region of Arcobacter lacus:
- a CDS encoding DUF5718 family protein encodes MNLLEDLKDYLGFAVAGNFANHLGEAGEADEFSVIETKEKDAPKGMFPFYIKGHDSFLGTYPICDEIILTHGREEDNLQIEAEVALICDFVYENEKVIDIIPKYFAAFNDCSLRVQDGNKLSCKKNWGEKTKGISQDIIEIDDFSEKGILSKYHISSFIKRDGIVYDYGTTSAVKSYSYFFNKLKDWMIDILNCQEDCGPLEELGQFLKDAHKAKGILIAAGATAYTDFGKKNFLKKGDEIFVYVYNARAHSFNDIMNDMCGIAPYLGQCSKLHQIVQ; translated from the coding sequence ATGAATTTATTAGAAGATTTAAAAGATTATTTAGGTTTTGCAGTTGCAGGAAACTTCGCAAATCATTTAGGAGAAGCTGGTGAAGCAGATGAATTCTCTGTAATTGAAACAAAAGAAAAAGATGCACCAAAAGGAATGTTCCCATTTTATATAAAAGGACACGATAGTTTTTTAGGAACATATCCAATATGTGATGAAATTATTTTAACTCATGGTAGAGAAGAAGATAACTTACAAATTGAAGCTGAAGTTGCTCTGATTTGTGATTTTGTATATGAAAATGAAAAAGTAATTGATATTATTCCAAAATATTTTGCAGCATTTAATGATTGTTCTCTTAGAGTTCAAGATGGAAATAAACTAAGTTGTAAAAAGAATTGGGGAGAAAAAACAAAAGGAATTTCACAAGATATTATAGAAATTGATGATTTTAGTGAAAAAGGAATTTTAAGTAAATATCATATCTCTTCTTTTATCAAAAGAGATGGTATCGTATATGACTATGGAACTACAAGTGCGGTTAAATCATACAGTTATTTTTTTAATAAATTAAAAGATTGGATGATTGATATTTTAAATTGTCAAGAAGATTGTGGACCACTTGAAGAACTTGGGCAATTTTTAAAAGATGCTCACAAAGCAAAAGGTATTTTAATCGCTGCAGGTGCAACAGCTTATACTGATTTTGGTAAGAAAAACTTTTTGAAAAAAGGTGATGAAATTTTTGTATATGTTTACAATGCTCGTGCTCATAGTTTCAATGACATTATGAATGATATGTGTGGAATAGCTCCATATTTAGGACAGTGTTCAAAACTTCATCAAATAGTTCAATAA
- a CDS encoding fumarate hydratase translates to MSKKITEQDIIDSVASACQYISFYHPEDFVKGMVEAYEKEQSESAKNAIGQILINSKMCAMGHRPLCQDTGSVNIFIRIGLKANLDISRNLEDILNAGVAKGYTDPDNTLRYSVVADPAGKRTNTKNNTPAVIHITTDNSDELDITVAAKGGGSENKSKFAVLNPSDSIYDWVMDNVRQMGAGWCPPGILGIGIGGNPEKAMLLAKESLMGHVDIHELKARGPQNALEELRLKLYEDINKVGIGAQGLGGLTTVLDVKILDYPCHAASLPVAMIPNCAATRHIHFKLKGDGPAIFKNPSLDLWPDIELPMDTIKRVNIADLTKEKLQEFKSGDTLLLSGKILTARDAAHKKIVEYKNAGKPLPNGVDLKDRFIYYVGPVDPVRDEVVGPAGPTTSTRMDKFTKDMMEIGIMGMIGKAERKQPTIDLIKEYKSIYLIATGGAAYLISQSIKGAKTLAFEELGMEAIYEFDVVDMPVTVAVDTEGNSIHTTGPAKWRTI, encoded by the coding sequence ATGAGTAAAAAAATCACAGAACAAGATATTATAGATTCAGTTGCATCTGCCTGTCAATATATTTCGTTTTACCATCCAGAAGATTTCGTAAAAGGAATGGTTGAAGCGTATGAAAAAGAGCAATCTGAATCAGCTAAAAATGCTATTGGGCAAATTTTAATAAATTCAAAAATGTGTGCTATGGGTCATAGACCCCTTTGCCAAGATACAGGAAGTGTAAATATTTTTATAAGAATTGGTTTAAAAGCTAATTTAGATATTTCAAGAAACTTAGAAGACATTTTAAATGCAGGTGTTGCTAAAGGTTATACAGATCCTGATAATACTTTAAGATACTCTGTAGTTGCAGATCCAGCAGGAAAAAGAACAAATACAAAAAACAATACTCCAGCAGTTATTCATATAACAACTGATAATTCTGATGAATTAGATATTACAGTTGCTGCAAAAGGTGGAGGAAGTGAAAATAAATCTAAATTTGCTGTATTAAATCCAAGTGATTCAATTTATGATTGGGTTATGGATAATGTTAGACAAATGGGTGCAGGATGGTGTCCTCCAGGGATTTTAGGTATTGGAATTGGTGGAAATCCAGAAAAAGCAATGCTTTTAGCAAAAGAGTCTTTAATGGGGCATGTTGATATTCATGAATTAAAAGCAAGAGGTCCTCAAAATGCTTTAGAAGAATTAAGATTAAAACTTTATGAAGATATCAATAAAGTTGGAATTGGTGCACAAGGTTTAGGGGGGTTAACAACTGTTTTAGATGTTAAAATCTTAGATTATCCATGTCACGCAGCTTCACTTCCAGTTGCTATGATTCCAAACTGTGCAGCAACAAGACATATTCACTTTAAATTAAAAGGTGATGGACCTGCAATATTTAAAAACCCATCTTTAGATTTATGGCCAGATATTGAATTACCAATGGATACTATTAAAAGAGTAAATATTGCAGATTTAACAAAAGAAAAATTACAAGAGTTTAAATCAGGTGATACTTTATTACTTTCAGGAAAAATTTTAACTGCACGTGATGCAGCTCATAAAAAAATTGTTGAATACAAAAATGCAGGAAAACCACTTCCAAATGGTGTTGATTTAAAAGACAGATTTATTTACTACGTTGGACCAGTTGATCCTGTAAGAGATGAAGTAGTAGGACCTGCAGGACCAACAACATCAACAAGAATGGATAAATTTACTAAAGATATGATGGAAATTGGTATCATGGGAATGATTGGAAAAGCTGAAAGAAAACAACCAACTATTGATTTAATAAAAGAGTATAAATCTATTTATTTAATTGCAACTGGTGGAGCAGCTTATTTAATCTCTCAATCAATTAAAGGTGCAAAAACTTTGGCATTTGAAGAACTTGGAATGGAAGCTATTTATGAATTTGATGTAGTTGATATGCCTGTTACTGTTGCTGTTGATACAGAAGGTAACTCTATTCATACAACTGGACCAGCAAAATGGAGAACTATCTAA
- a CDS encoding HpcH/HpaI aldolase/citrate lyase family protein has protein sequence MTHPSEALFENGKSLPIIPTCEHFAGSEKLILKGFEMQKKLGPVFDITCDCEDGAETGKEVEHANMIVRVVNSAENPYAMAGTRIHDHSHPDWRQDIDILVPGAGEKLAYITLPKSTCYEDAKTQIEYIQAVAKKAGIKREIPIHVLIETHGALQDVEKIATLPWLQVLDFGLMDFVSGYQGAIPAINMRSPGQFDHRLIGAAKARVAQAAIQNKVIPAHNVTLDLKNPYQTYKDAERARNEFGFMRMWSIYPTQVQAIVDAMKPDFTELEAAQNILIKAQDAEWGPIQYDGELHDRATYRYFWELVQRAKFSGAKLMEETEKRFFA, from the coding sequence ATGACACACCCAAGCGAAGCTTTATTTGAAAATGGTAAATCTTTACCAATCATCCCAACTTGTGAACACTTTGCAGGAAGCGAAAAGCTAATCCTAAAAGGTTTTGAAATGCAAAAAAAATTAGGTCCAGTTTTTGATATTACTTGTGACTGCGAAGATGGTGCTGAAACTGGTAAAGAAGTTGAACATGCTAATATGATTGTAAGAGTTGTTAATTCTGCTGAAAATCCATATGCAATGGCTGGAACTAGAATTCACGACCATTCACACCCAGATTGGAGACAAGACATTGATATTTTAGTTCCTGGTGCTGGTGAAAAATTAGCATATATCACTTTACCAAAATCAACTTGTTATGAAGATGCAAAAACTCAAATTGAGTATATTCAAGCAGTTGCAAAAAAAGCTGGAATTAAAAGAGAAATTCCAATTCACGTATTAATTGAAACTCATGGTGCATTACAAGATGTAGAAAAAATTGCTACATTACCTTGGTTACAAGTTTTAGATTTTGGATTAATGGACTTCGTTTCAGGATACCAAGGAGCAATTCCAGCTATTAATATGAGAAGTCCAGGTCAATTTGATCACAGATTAATTGGTGCTGCAAAAGCTAGAGTTGCACAAGCTGCTATTCAAAATAAAGTTATTCCTGCACATAACGTTACTTTAGATTTAAAAAATCCATACCAAACTTATAAAGATGCAGAAAGAGCAAGAAATGAGTTCGGATTTATGAGAATGTGGTCAATTTACCCAACACAAGTACAAGCTATTGTTGATGCAATGAAACCAGACTTTACAGAACTTGAAGCTGCTCAAAATATCTTAATTAAAGCACAAGATGCTGAGTGGGGACCAATCCAATACGATGGTGAATTACATGATAGAGCAACTTATAGATACTTTTGGGAATTAGTACAAAGAGCTAAATTCTCTGGTGCTAAATTAATGGAAGAAACTGAAAAAAGATTCTTTGCTTAA